The genomic region CTTTATCGGCGTAAACGCCATAGACTATTCCGGCTATCCCGATTGTCGGCCGGAATATATTAAAGCCTTCGAGATTATGGCCAATCTGGCTATCCAGAAGGCGGTGGAGGGAAAAATTAAAATTGCCATCCGCACCCCGCTGCTCCACATGACAAAGGGCGAGATCATCAAGTGCGGCATCGCTATGAACGTTGATTACAGTCTTACCCACAGTTGTTATGACCCCTTGCCAGATGGTAAAGCTTGCGGCAGTTGCGACAGTTGCCTCCTGCGCGCCAGGGGTTTTCTCGAAGCCGGTCTCTGCGATCCGCAACCCGCCTAAATATAATTGACAATTTGACTTGAGAGTATTATGTGCAAACGACTGATAGTGCCAATGAATTTAATGTGAAAGCAAGGAAGGAGAGTTATTCGATGCACTTACCCGATTTCAACTATTACCAGCCGGAGACTATACCGGAAGCCTGTGAAATATTAGTCCGCTATGGGTCCAAAGCCAAGGTGCTGGCCGGTGGTACGGACCTGCTGCCGAAGATGAAGCAGGAGCTCCTGATTCCCGAGGCGCTTGTTTCACTCAGGGGCATCAGCGGGATGGCGGACATAGAATACCTGCCGGGCCGAGGTGTGGTTATCGGCGCCCGGGCCACCCCTAATGATATTGTCAATTCTACCGTCCTGAACGGTAATTTTATGTCGGTCTCGGAAGCGGCGCACTCCATGGCCAATAATCAGATCAGGAATATGGGTTCGATTGGCGGCAATATCGTCAATGCCGTGCCTTCGGCGGATCTGCCTCCCATTTTGATCGCTCTGGGCGCGACCATAGTTCTGGTTGGCATGGAAGGCAGCCGCACGATGCTGCTCGAAGATTTTATCGTTGGTCCGAGTCGCACGGTTATTGCCCCAGACGAGATTATGGAGGCAATTGTCATTCCCGAACAGTCCACCACGGGAAGCGCCTACGTCAAGTTTGGCCTGCGCGCTTCCGGCGCTTTGGCCGTGGTCGGCGTGGCAGTGGCCGTGACCATGGAAGCCGGGATTGTTGAAGATATCCGCATCGTGCTGGGTGCAGTCGCACCGATACCCATGCGGGCCAAAAAAGCGGAAGCAAAACTCCGGGGTAAGAAGGTAACGAAGGCTCTGATAGCCGCAGCGGCTAAAAGTGCGTCGGCCGAGTGCAAACCAATTTCCGATATTCGCGCTTCAGAAGAATACCGACGGGAAATGGTCCGGGTCTTTACACGGCGTGCTTTGCTGAAAGCCATCTATTTGGAACAAACTGAATCTTGATAAAATCGATAAGGAGAGGATGACGATGCAGGGCATAAAAGATAAAAATGGTATTATGAGGTATCTTCTAAACGTAACGGTGAACGGCGACCGCCTTACGGCGACAGTCAAGGCCAGCACGTTGCTTGTTGATTTACTGCGGAACCAGTTGAATCTGACAGGCACAAAAAGAGGATGCAAGCTGGGCAACTGCGGTTCCTGTACGGTGTTGCTGGATGGCAAGCCCGTTGATTCCTGCCTGGTTCTGGCGGTCGAAATTGATGGCCGGGAAATTACGACGATCGAGGGGGTTGCTGAACATGAAAAACTGGATGATATTCAGCAATCCTTTATTGATAATGCGGCTGTTCAGTGCGGTTACTGTACGTCCGGGATGATCCTTTCCGCCAAAGCTCTTCTGACCAAGAATCAGCATCCTTCGGAAACAGAAATCAGGAGGGCCATTGCCGGCAATCTGTGCCGTTGTACTGGCTATGTGAATATCGTCAAGGCGATCATGGCTGTCGCGGAAGCATAACGGAAGGGGAGCAATGAAATGGAAAAATACTCAGTTATAGGTAAGAGTGTTCCGAAGATAGACAGCCGGGTCAAGGTGACCGGCCAGGCCAAATATACGGGAGACCTGCGGTTTCCCAACATGCTGGTGGGAAAAATCCTGACCAGTCCGCATGCCCATGCCCGTATTTTAAGCATAGATACCTCCGAGGCAGAGAAACTTCCGGGCGTGAAAGCGGTGATTACCCATAAAGACGTCCCCACCTTGAAATACGGCATCAGTCCGGCGCGCTGGGATGAAAACATTTTATGCATTGATAAAGTGCGTTTTGTTGGCGACAAGGTGGCTGCCGTGGCCGCTCTTGATGAGGATACGGTTTACAAGGCATTGAAGCTGATCAAAGTCGAATACGAAATCCTACCGGCGGTCTTTGACCCCATCGAGGCCTTGAAAGAGGGAGCGCCCCAGGTTCACGCTGAATACAAAGGAAACGTCAATACGGAAATTCATCAGAATTTTGGCAATGTGGAAGAGGCTTTTGCCAATGCTTATCTCGTCCGCACCGATAAGTTCATCGGGCAGCGGACTTACCAATGTCCGATTGAGCCCCATTCCGCCATCTCCATGTGGGAGGACGGGAAGCTGACAATCTATGCCAGTACACAATCGCCGCACTATTTTCAGCATTATATCGCCAGGGAATTCGGTTTGCCGATGGGAGATGTGCGCGTGATAAAAACCTATGTGGGAGGTGGATTCGGTGGTAAATTGGAACCAACGGGCCTGGAATTTGCTGGCGCCGTGCTGGCCAGAATGACAGGACGACCCGTAAAAATGTTTTACGATCGCCCGGATATGTTCGCGCACAATCGTGGCCGCCACCGCCAGATCATGGAAATTACCAGCGGTGTGGATAAAGACGGGAAAATTCTTGGCGTACATGCCAATTTCATCATGGATGGCGGCGCCTACACCAGCCTGGGGATTGCTTCTGCCTATTATGCCGGGGCCATGCTTACCCTGACCTATGATTTTGAAAACTATAAATTCGATATGGTGCGGGTCTATACCAATCTCCCGGCCTGCGGCGCTCAGCGCGGTCATGGCGCGCCGCAACCACGTTACGCCCTGGAGTGCCATTTGGACAATGTTGCCGTGGAACTGGGGATTGATCCCGTGGAGCTGCGCCTGCGGAATGCCCGTCAGCCAAACACCGTGACACCCAATGAGTTTAAGGTAAATTCCTGCGAAATGACCGCCTGTCTCGAGAAAGCCAGGGATTTATCCGACTGGGACCGTAAAAAGGGCAAAATGCCGCCCGGTAGGGGAATCGGGGTGGCCACGGGAAGTTTTGTCTCCGGCGCCGGCTATCCGATCTATCGTACCGATCTGCCTCATTCGGCAGCTATCATCAAGGTGCATCCGGATGGAACTGCCGCCACCTTATATGTCGGCGCCACCGACATCGGCCAGGGGTCAGACACCGTGCTCTGCCAGATGGCGGCTGAGGCGATGGGCTATACCTATGCAAACATGAAGATAATCTCGGCCGACACCGAAACTACCCCGCATGACTTTGGCGCCTACGCCAGTCGCCAGACGCTGATGTCCGGGGCGGCTGTCAAGCAGGCCGGAGAAGAGGTAAAAAAACTGATATTAGAAATGGCCGGCGTGCTTTTAGACAAAAATCCCGGCAATCTGGACTGTCGGGAGGGCATTGTTTTCAGCACATTGGAACCGGAAAAAACGATACCTTTTGCCAGGGTGGCCAGGGAGTATTTTGTCAAGAAGGGACCGCTGGTGGGGCTGGGCTCATATACGCCGCCCAAACTGGGTGGAAACTTCAAGGGAGCGGCGGTGGGCACTTCCCCTGCTTACAGCTTTGCCGCCCAGATCAGCGAAGTGGAAATTGTTGAGGAGACCGGAGAAGTAAAGGTCATAGATGTCTGGGATGTGCACGACTGCGGTATGGTCATCAATCCCGCGCTTCTGCATGCTCAAGTCCATGGGGCGCTGTTTATGGGTATGGGAGAGTCCATCTGGGAAGAGGTGCAGTTTGATGCCAAAGGTAAAATCATGAATGCCAACCTGGGCGATTACCGGATGCCCACGGCCCTGGATATGCCCCGGATCACCTCCTCGCTCGTGGAAAGCTGTGAACCGGCAGGTCCCTGGGGCGTCAAGGAAGTAGGCGAGGGGGCCACCATACCCACGATGGGCTGCTTTGCCAATGCCATTTACGATGCCATGGGGGTGCGGGTGAACAGTCTGCCGCTGTCCTATGAAAAAGTCTGGCGGGCGATGAAAGAGAAGCGGGAGAAGAAGTAAAGGCGGGTTTCAAACCCGCCCCAGGGACTGCTTCAATTGTCATCCCCGAGTGCTGCTATCTGGAATATAAACCCGCCCCTACGATGGCTCATCCGGGGGCCTTATTTGTCCGATGACTGAGGGGGATTGACAGAGACAGGTTTAAGCGGGATGGCGGTAACGGTTCCCTTTTTACCGGCTTTCATCCCGGCGATGATTTCTTTTTCGCGTATTGCCTGTGGGGACGATGGTTCCTGCGGAGCGGCAGCGGCAGCAGCGTTATCCCCCGTGATATGATTGCTGATTCTTTGGGCAAAATCATTAATCTTGGGGATTATTTCGTCGAGACCTTGAGACTGGACAAAGATGCCTACGGGCGACATGTAAGCGCTTACATCAACGAGTTTGCCGTCTATGCTGACGTTATTGCCGATCTTGGTGATATTGCCCCAGACGACGAAATCAACATTCATCCTTTTACCCAGTCCGTAGATGTCGGCCAGGGTCAGCTCTTTTTTGGCAGATTCCTTAAGATTCGCAAGGACGATGTCTTTATTAACGGCATCTATTGTGCCATTTAAAGAGATGCGGGAGGTCAGAATGTCCCAGATGCCTTGTTGAACGTAATCAATATTCTCCGCACTGGAGATAGAAAAGGGAATGATCGCGACGGACGATTTTTCTTTTGCCCAGCCCGTCACCCCCAAGGACAACAACAAACCGATCAACAGGGCTGATTTAATTAATTTTCCCATTTTTATTTTTTCTCCTCGTTTATATGAAAATCCCCCCATCCCCCCTTTACCAAAGGGGGGTTAAGGGGGGATTTTCATGTTTCGTTGTGCCCGCTTCGGGCATGAGGGTTATTATTATGATCTTTTCTATATCAAGAAAGCGATCTTTGCAAATTTAATTGTGACTCCGGCAAAACCCCTACTGTCTCGTCAATCAAGAAATGTCATTTCGACCGCAGGGAGAAATCTAAGATTTCTCAGCCGTGAAGACTCTTTCGAAATTACAGAGTATTGTTGACATGACACTACCGCGTTAATTTCTTGACTACCAAGGGTAAATTAAGATAAAAATCAAATCACTTGTTTTAATGTATAATACCGAAGTTAGGAGATGAACATTGATTGACCGCTATGCAAGAGAAGAAATGAGCGCTGTCTGGAGCGCAGAGAACAGGTATAATAAATGGCTCGAGATCGAGATTTTAGTATGTGAGGCCCTGGCCCAAAGAGGGGAAATCCCTTTTTCGGCGTTGGAAAACATCAGGGCCAAAGCCGGTTTTGATGTGGGCAGGATTGATGAGATAGAGAAGACGACCAAGCACGACGTCATTGCCTTTCTCACCGATGTGTCGCAGCAGGTAGGGGAGGATGGCCGCTTCCTGCACCTGGGGCTGACTTCCTCGGATATCCTCGATACGTCGCTTGCGCTCCTCCTGCGCGAGGCGGCGGACATCCTGCTGGCTGACGTGGAGGAGCTGCTGGCCGCACTGAAAAAAAAGGCATTTCAATATCGCAACACCATCATGATTGGCAGAACCCACGGCATTCATGCGGAACCTATTACCTTCGGATTAAAGATGGGGCTCTGGTATCAGGAGATGACAAGAAACAGACGCCGTCTCTTACAGGCCCAAGAAACGATCAGCGTCGGCAAGATATCAGGCGCCGTGGGCACCTTTTCCTTTGTTGAACCTGCGGTGGAAGAATATGTCTGCCGTAAACTGGGGCTGCAACCCGCGCCTGTTTCATCGCAAATCGTGCAAAGAGACCGCCATGCCGAATATTTTACGACCCTGGCTATTATCGCTTCTTCCCTAGACAAATTCTCCCAGGAGATCAGATTATTGCAGAGAACGGAAGTGCGGGAGGTGGAAGAATACTTTTCGGCCGGTCAGAAGGGATCGTCGGCGATGCCGCACAAGCGCAATCCGGTGCTTTCGGAGAATATCTCCGGTCTGTCACGTCTCATGCGGTCCTATGCCCTGGCCTCTCTTGAGGATGTGGCGCTTTGGCATGAAAGGGATATCAGCCATTCTTCCGTCGAACGGGTAATCGCTCCCGATGCCACGATCCTGCTTGATTTCATGCTCCATCGTTTTGCCGGTCTGGTGGATAAGCTGCTTGTCTATCCCGAGAGGATGCTGGCCAATCTGGAGATGACCCACGGAGTAATTTTTTCCCAACTCGTGCTTTTGCAACTGGTGGCCAAGGGAATGTCCCGTGAGGAGGCCTATGCTATTGTGCAGCGTCAGGCCATGAATTCATGGGAATCAGGTCGTAATTTCAAGGATCTGCTGACAGGAGACGCAGCTGTGAGCTCTTATCTTGGGCCGCAGGAATTGGCAGCAATTTTCCAAAACGAGAATTTCG from Deltaproteobacteria bacterium harbors:
- a CDS encoding xanthine dehydrogenase family protein subunit M — protein: MHLPDFNYYQPETIPEACEILVRYGSKAKVLAGGTDLLPKMKQELLIPEALVSLRGISGMADIEYLPGRGVVIGARATPNDIVNSTVLNGNFMSVSEAAHSMANNQIRNMGSIGGNIVNAVPSADLPPILIALGATIVLVGMEGSRTMLLEDFIVGPSRTVIAPDEIMEAIVIPEQSTTGSAYVKFGLRASGALAVVGVAVAVTMEAGIVEDIRIVLGAVAPIPMRAKKAEAKLRGKKVTKALIAAAAKSASAECKPISDIRASEEYRREMVRVFTRRALLKAIYLEQTES
- a CDS encoding (2Fe-2S)-binding protein, with protein sequence MRYLLNVTVNGDRLTATVKASTLLVDLLRNQLNLTGTKRGCKLGNCGSCTVLLDGKPVDSCLVLAVEIDGREITTIEGVAEHEKLDDIQQSFIDNAAVQCGYCTSGMILSAKALLTKNQHPSETEIRRAIAGNLCRCTGYVNIVKAIMAVAEA
- the hcrA gene encoding 4-hydroxybenzoyl-CoA reductase subunit alpha, yielding MEKYSVIGKSVPKIDSRVKVTGQAKYTGDLRFPNMLVGKILTSPHAHARILSIDTSEAEKLPGVKAVITHKDVPTLKYGISPARWDENILCIDKVRFVGDKVAAVAALDEDTVYKALKLIKVEYEILPAVFDPIEALKEGAPQVHAEYKGNVNTEIHQNFGNVEEAFANAYLVRTDKFIGQRTYQCPIEPHSAISMWEDGKLTIYASTQSPHYFQHYIAREFGLPMGDVRVIKTYVGGGFGGKLEPTGLEFAGAVLARMTGRPVKMFYDRPDMFAHNRGRHRQIMEITSGVDKDGKILGVHANFIMDGGAYTSLGIASAYYAGAMLTLTYDFENYKFDMVRVYTNLPACGAQRGHGAPQPRYALECHLDNVAVELGIDPVELRLRNARQPNTVTPNEFKVNSCEMTACLEKARDLSDWDRKKGKMPPGRGIGVATGSFVSGAGYPIYRTDLPHSAAIIKVHPDGTAATLYVGATDIGQGSDTVLCQMAAEAMGYTYANMKIISADTETTPHDFGAYASRQTLMSGAAVKQAGEEVKKLILEMAGVLLDKNPGNLDCREGIVFSTLEPEKTIPFARVAREYFVKKGPLVGLGSYTPPKLGGNFKGAAVGTSPAYSFAAQISEVEIVEETGEVKVIDVWDVHDCGMVINPALLHAQVHGALFMGMGESIWEEVQFDAKGKIMNANLGDYRMPTALDMPRITSSLVESCEPAGPWGVKEVGEGATIPTMGCFANAIYDAMGVRVNSLPLSYEKVWRAMKEKREKK
- the purB gene encoding adenylosuccinate lyase codes for the protein MIDRYAREEMSAVWSAENRYNKWLEIEILVCEALAQRGEIPFSALENIRAKAGFDVGRIDEIEKTTKHDVIAFLTDVSQQVGEDGRFLHLGLTSSDILDTSLALLLREAADILLADVEELLAALKKKAFQYRNTIMIGRTHGIHAEPITFGLKMGLWYQEMTRNRRRLLQAQETISVGKISGAVGTFSFVEPAVEEYVCRKLGLQPAPVSSQIVQRDRHAEYFTTLAIIASSLDKFSQEIRLLQRTEVREVEEYFSAGQKGSSAMPHKRNPVLSENISGLSRLMRSYALASLEDVALWHERDISHSSVERVIAPDATILLDFMLHRFAGLVDKLLVYPERMLANLEMTHGVIFSQLVLLQLVAKGMSREEAYAIVQRQAMNSWESGRNFKDLLTGDAAVSSYLGPQELAAIFQNENFVKHVDFIFERIFGEKP